In Bacillus sp. KH172YL63, one genomic interval encodes:
- a CDS encoding bifunctional 4-hydroxy-2-oxoglutarate aldolase/2-dehydro-3-deoxy-phosphogluconate aldolase gives MNLVEFIKDEILVAVIREANPHTILPIAEALYEGGVKVLEITAETPKFTRLIEIVRDEMDGRVLTGAGTVLDPETARAAIMAGSEFIVSPSLNLDTVKMTKRYGIPSIPGALTPTEILTAFEHGADMIKVFPANTFGPGFVKSIHGPFPSIPLMVTGGINMDNLAEYLEAGALAVGLGGNLVNSKQLQHAEDYQRLTQKAREYARIVQKVKAVQAT, from the coding sequence ATGAATCTAGTAGAGTTTATAAAAGATGAAATACTTGTCGCCGTCATTCGTGAAGCTAATCCTCACACCATTCTGCCGATAGCAGAAGCATTGTATGAAGGTGGGGTTAAGGTGCTTGAAATCACGGCCGAAACACCTAAGTTTACAAGGTTGATAGAAATTGTAAGAGATGAAATGGATGGAAGAGTCCTGACCGGTGCAGGGACGGTCCTGGATCCGGAAACGGCAAGGGCTGCCATCATGGCAGGAAGTGAATTCATCGTTTCACCCTCACTCAACCTGGACACAGTGAAGATGACTAAGCGTTACGGGATCCCAAGTATACCGGGGGCCTTGACACCGACAGAAATTCTAACTGCGTTTGAGCACGGGGCAGATATGATCAAAGTATTCCCGGCAAATACTTTTGGACCGGGATTTGTGAAAAGTATTCACGGTCCTTTCCCATCGATCCCATTAATGGTGACAGGGGGAATTAATATGGATAATCTTGCTGAATATCTAGAGGCAGGCGCACTGGCAGTGGGGCTAGGGGGAAATCTGGTCAATTCGAAGCAATTGCAACACGCTGAAGATTATCAGCGCTTGACGCAGAAAGCACGTGAATACGCGCGAATCGTTCAGAAGGTAAAGGCTGTTCAAGCAACATAA
- the hxlB gene encoding 6-phospho-3-hexuloisomerase gives MKSIITTVADEISEVLSKVKAEEAIHLSEQLKRAKRIFVYGEGRSGLMGKAFAMRLMHGGFPVYVIGETITPSMAEGDLLAAISGSGSTGSIVQFASKAKEIGAKVFLVTTNIESKLAGISDGVICIPAATKYRRAHEPASIQPLGNQFDQSVHLLLDAIIIGTLEQGETNEVMAERHANIE, from the coding sequence ATGAAATCAATCATTACGACAGTAGCCGATGAAATATCCGAGGTTTTATCGAAGGTGAAAGCAGAAGAGGCCATCCACCTTTCAGAACAGCTGAAAAGAGCCAAGCGAATCTTCGTTTATGGTGAAGGACGTTCAGGTTTGATGGGGAAAGCATTTGCGATGCGTTTAATGCATGGAGGCTTCCCGGTTTACGTCATCGGGGAAACCATCACGCCGAGCATGGCAGAAGGGGATTTACTTGCCGCTATTTCAGGATCGGGGTCAACCGGTTCGATTGTCCAATTTGCCTCAAAGGCGAAAGAAATAGGCGCAAAAGTATTCCTCGTGACTACAAATATCGAATCAAAGCTTGCGGGCATAAGCGATGGGGTCATTTGTATTCCGGCGGCGACGAAGTACAGGAGAGCTCATGAACCTGCGTCGATACAGCCTCTCGGAAACCAGTTCGATCAATCAGTTCACCTTCTGCTTGATGCAATCATCATTGGGACCTTGGAGCAGGGAGAAACGAACGAAGTCATGGCTGAACGCCATGCAAATATAGAGTGA
- the hxlA gene encoding 3-hexulose-6-phosphate synthase: MNIQVALDRLTREECFHILEKTGPYVDWIEVGTGVIKEYGMTIIREIREKYPNQTLVADMKTCDAGKHEAIQAFDAGADITTVMAFSADKTITDTLEVAETRGKRVMVDLLGVSESKRVKELQKLGVTLVSLHIGKDMQEAGENIGNLFDLSQGISGLETAVAGGITLETLPAIIEKRPHTVIVGSAITKAADPEEAVRAMKGLIRE; this comes from the coding sequence ATGAATATACAAGTGGCGCTTGACCGCCTGACCAGGGAAGAATGCTTTCATATTTTGGAGAAGACCGGTCCTTATGTGGACTGGATCGAGGTAGGAACCGGGGTCATTAAGGAATACGGGATGACGATTATCCGTGAAATCCGTGAAAAGTATCCAAATCAAACCCTCGTTGCTGACATGAAGACATGTGATGCCGGTAAACACGAGGCTATCCAGGCATTTGATGCTGGGGCTGATATCACGACCGTCATGGCGTTTTCTGCGGACAAAACGATCACTGATACTCTCGAAGTGGCGGAGACGCGTGGCAAGAGAGTCATGGTTGATTTATTAGGAGTCTCAGAGAGTAAGAGAGTAAAAGAGTTACAAAAACTTGGTGTTACCCTTGTCAGCCTGCATATTGGGAAGGACATGCAGGAAGCAGGTGAAAACATCGGCAATCTATTCGATCTTTCACAAGGAATCAGTGGACTTGAGACGGCCGTTGCCGGCGGCATCACCTTAGAGACACTGCCAGCCATTATTGAAAAAAGACCTCATACGGTCATTGTTGGCAGCGCTATCACGAAAGCGGCCGATCCGGAAGAAGCGGTTAGGGCGATGAAAGGACTGATCAGGGAATGA
- a CDS encoding sugar kinase produces the protein MNDVVTIGDAMITLDPSSTGPMRFVSSFDRKIGGAELNFAIGCARLGLKTGWISRLGHDEFGRHIFNTVRGEGVDVSEVEFAAGYPTSLNFKEIAGDGSVRTFYYRDRSPTTVLTKESLNISYLNNTKVLHITGVFPAVDKKKNIELVRHAIAEAKKHGVMVSCDPNIRLKLWNEDEARDVLRSFLPYVDILLTGVEEAELLFGTTDTHEIIEHCKQFGITHLAIKKGEEGSVGYVEGEYVEAPAVKAKKVVDTVGAGDGFDAGFIYGVLQKWPLEKTLHFANIIGSMVVSVTGDNEGLPYLEDVLVHMGEKERVER, from the coding sequence ATGAATGATGTAGTGACGATTGGAGATGCGATGATTACTCTTGATCCTTCTTCAACAGGCCCGATGCGGTTTGTTTCTTCTTTCGACAGGAAGATAGGCGGAGCAGAGCTGAACTTTGCGATTGGCTGTGCAAGGCTGGGGTTAAAGACTGGTTGGATCAGCCGGCTAGGACATGATGAATTTGGCAGGCACATCTTTAATACGGTTCGTGGTGAAGGGGTGGATGTTTCCGAAGTAGAATTTGCGGCAGGATATCCAACTTCATTGAACTTTAAGGAAATCGCCGGGGATGGCAGTGTCCGTACCTTTTATTACAGAGACCGTTCTCCAACAACGGTATTAACAAAGGAAAGCTTGAATATCAGCTATCTGAACAACACAAAGGTTCTACATATTACAGGGGTATTCCCAGCCGTCGATAAAAAGAAAAACATCGAGCTTGTCCGACATGCAATCGCCGAAGCTAAAAAGCATGGAGTCATGGTTTCATGTGATCCGAATATCCGCTTGAAACTGTGGAATGAGGATGAAGCAAGGGATGTATTGAGGAGTTTCCTCCCGTATGTCGATATCCTTCTGACGGGAGTCGAGGAAGCGGAGCTGTTGTTTGGAACAACAGACACCCATGAAATTATCGAGCATTGCAAGCAATTCGGCATCACGCATCTTGCGATCAAGAAAGGCGAGGAAGGCTCGGTGGGATATGTAGAAGGTGAGTATGTGGAAGCCCCTGCCGTAAAGGCGAAGAAAGTGGTGGATACGGTAGGCGCAGGCGACGGATTCGATGCAGGGTTCATCTACGGGGTTCTGCAGAAGTGGCCACTTGAGAAAACTCTTCACTTCGCAAATATCATCGGATCGATGGTCGTCAGTGTGACGGGTGATAATGAAGGACTGCCTTACTTAGAAGATGTCCTTGTCCATATGGGCGAAAAAGAACGAGTGGAAAGATAG
- a CDS encoding LacI family DNA-binding transcriptional regulator, giving the protein MKKVTIADVAQHAGVSKSTVSQYLNHRYEYMREETKNRIEESIKTLEYRPNIVARSLKQKSTTTIGVIVANILHTFSTQVIRAIEDTCQDADFHTIVCNADDNPEKERKYIEMLRAKQVDGIILLPTGDNVNLYNEMLKEGYPIVFVDRTVPDVEIPSMLLDNEKASGIGVQHLIDMGYKKIGIITNVIRNVTPRMERINGYKNTMTANGLDVRDDYIKSREVNRIKEGVHELLSLNDPPEAILAGNDLTLIEILKYVKENHMKIPEDIAIIGIDDVSFASFYEPGLTIVAQPTFEIGKKAAEFLLNTIQKKEDQEKGLVVRFDPKLIIRESCKRKDVIHE; this is encoded by the coding sequence ATGAAAAAGGTAACGATTGCTGATGTTGCTCAGCATGCAGGTGTATCTAAAAGTACTGTTTCACAATATTTGAATCATCGTTACGAATATATGAGGGAAGAAACGAAAAACAGGATTGAAGAATCCATTAAGACGTTAGAGTACAGACCAAATATTGTCGCGAGGAGCCTCAAGCAGAAGTCGACAACGACGATCGGGGTGATTGTGGCCAATATTCTTCACACGTTTTCGACGCAAGTAATCCGGGCGATTGAGGACACCTGTCAGGATGCTGATTTTCATACGATTGTCTGTAACGCGGATGATAATCCAGAGAAAGAACGGAAGTATATTGAAATGCTCCGTGCAAAACAGGTGGATGGCATCATCCTGCTACCCACCGGCGATAACGTCAACTTATACAATGAGATGCTAAAGGAGGGCTACCCAATTGTGTTTGTTGACCGAACTGTGCCGGACGTAGAGATTCCATCGATGCTCCTTGATAACGAGAAGGCATCTGGGATCGGCGTGCAGCATCTCATTGACATGGGGTACAAGAAGATCGGTATCATCACGAATGTGATTCGGAATGTTACACCGCGGATGGAGAGAATCAACGGTTATAAGAACACGATGACTGCCAATGGACTTGATGTCCGGGATGACTATATTAAGAGCCGGGAAGTAAACAGGATCAAAGAAGGGGTTCATGAGCTATTATCCTTGAATGATCCTCCGGAAGCCATCCTCGCAGGCAATGATTTGACGCTCATTGAGATTTTGAAATATGTAAAAGAAAACCATATGAAAATTCCTGAAGACATAGCGATCATCGGGATCGACGATGTGTCCTTTGCCAGTTTTTATGAACCGGGCTTAACGATTGTTGCTCAACCGACTTTTGAGATTGGGAAGAAAGCGGCGGAATTTTTATTAAATACAATCCAGAAGAAAGAGGATCAGGAAAAGGGCTTGGTAGTCCGTTTTGATCCGAAGTTAATCATACGGGAATCATGTAAGAGAAAGGATGTTATTCATGAATGA
- a CDS encoding DUF4179 domain-containing protein codes for MDNKKIHDAFEQIPVPKEKVLNAISKGIDRNENSGRGKKKKIFAGAASAAAVIVLTIASGFVSPVMNNVLANAPLIGGIFQEFNDQRGLNLASQNAVTQLNESVTKNGVTVKLTSAYFDGSVVSITGFVDDGVENGRNEEGEVSFDVNFENNKGDHDPWLDGKSTDLRKVDNGYNFQWKMYYPYEDFNENFTLPITIHNINGIQGEWNFNIPIEQDTNRTIVIDQGKEYPDKNGSIRIKEIITAKESSSLVYEVSQKYKNDDLRISKIIDEKGNIYRLGNRTILKESKQEDGYHSIVRSEMTKLKAGVTSLTFNPQISVSAPKEMRLLNKKRFTLESERLGLGLKMNDVKQEGDQLILDYNLTGLPENSSEHKQEIINHNLGYAFWLIDKNYVSEIDPDNPFPPKNHGITLNKVKMIDKATAHYQSTFDLNGEEKIEDFKLEDTILQFKFSSFVSSEDLKPFTVEIPEGDE; via the coding sequence ATGGATAATAAGAAAATTCATGACGCATTTGAACAAATACCGGTGCCGAAAGAAAAAGTGTTGAACGCGATTTCCAAGGGGATAGATAGGAACGAAAATAGTGGTCGTGGAAAGAAAAAGAAAATATTTGCAGGTGCAGCATCTGCAGCAGCCGTGATTGTCCTTACCATTGCCTCTGGGTTTGTCAGTCCAGTGATGAATAATGTCTTGGCAAACGCGCCATTAATCGGAGGGATCTTTCAGGAATTTAACGATCAAAGAGGGTTGAATCTTGCCAGTCAGAATGCCGTAACCCAATTAAATGAATCGGTTACGAAAAATGGGGTAACCGTCAAACTGACAAGCGCCTACTTTGATGGAAGCGTCGTGTCCATTACAGGGTTTGTAGATGATGGTGTAGAAAATGGAAGGAATGAAGAAGGCGAAGTTAGCTTTGATGTGAACTTTGAAAACAATAAGGGAGATCATGATCCATGGTTGGACGGAAAATCTACTGACCTAAGAAAAGTAGACAATGGCTATAACTTTCAATGGAAAATGTACTATCCCTATGAAGACTTCAATGAAAATTTCACACTTCCAATAACGATTCATAACATTAACGGCATTCAAGGAGAATGGAACTTTAATATACCGATAGAGCAGGATACGAATCGGACCATTGTGATTGATCAAGGGAAGGAATACCCGGACAAGAATGGCAGCATTCGTATTAAAGAAATTATTACCGCAAAAGAATCATCTTCTCTTGTGTATGAAGTCTCTCAGAAATACAAGAATGATGACTTGCGAATTTCAAAAATTATCGATGAGAAAGGGAATATATATCGGCTAGGAAACCGGACGATACTGAAGGAGTCGAAACAGGAAGATGGCTATCACAGTATTGTGCGGTCGGAAATGACCAAGTTGAAGGCCGGCGTCACTTCTCTTACTTTTAATCCACAGATCAGTGTGTCAGCTCCAAAGGAAATGAGATTGCTCAATAAGAAGAGGTTTACGCTAGAGAGCGAGCGTCTTGGTTTAGGGCTAAAGATGAATGATGTAAAGCAAGAAGGCGATCAATTAATCTTGGATTATAACCTTACAGGACTACCGGAGAATAGTAGTGAACATAAACAGGAAATCATCAATCATAACCTGGGATATGCATTCTGGCTGATCGATAAGAATTATGTATCCGAAATTGACCCGGACAATCCATTTCCTCCTAAAAATCATGGTATTACACTCAATAAAGTGAAAATGATTGATAAAGCAACTGCACATTACCAATCAACATTCGATTTAAACGGGGAAGAAAAAATAGAGGACTTTAAACTGGAAGATACGATTTTACAGTTTAAATTCTCATCGTTTGTCTCTTCTGAGGATTTAAAACCGTTTACGGTTGAGATTCCGGAGGGGGATGAATAA
- a CDS encoding sigma-70 family RNA polymerase sigma factor, translating into MQNESQRLVKQAIKGSKNSFEKLLESHYERIFRTAYMYVHNEEDALDVVQEAAYQAYKSIHSLKNPKYFLTWLTRIVIHCSVDVIRKRGKVVPMNDEYLSNVPDETTLEIEGSSQLLHAIQQLKVTHRTAIILFYYHDYSIKTISRVMDIPENTVKTYLSRGKAELKKVYETEEARSHG; encoded by the coding sequence TTGCAAAATGAAAGTCAACGACTAGTGAAACAAGCGATAAAAGGAAGTAAGAACTCTTTTGAAAAATTACTTGAAAGTCATTATGAAAGAATCTTTAGGACAGCTTATATGTATGTGCACAATGAGGAAGATGCATTGGATGTCGTTCAGGAAGCTGCCTATCAGGCGTATAAATCAATCCATTCGTTAAAAAATCCGAAATATTTTTTGACCTGGCTGACAAGGATTGTAATTCACTGTTCGGTGGATGTCATCAGGAAACGGGGCAAAGTGGTTCCGATGAACGATGAATATTTGTCCAATGTGCCAGATGAAACAACTTTAGAGATAGAAGGGTCTTCACAGCTTTTGCATGCTATTCAGCAGCTGAAAGTGACTCATCGTACCGCCATTATTCTATTCTACTATCACGATTATTCAATCAAGACGATCAGCCGCGTGATGGATATACCGGAGAATACCGTCAAGACATACTTAAGCAGAGGGAAAGCTGAGTTAAAGAAGGTTTATGAAACAGAGGAGGCAAGATCCCATGGATAA
- a CDS encoding AAA family ATPase → MFFIQMSGFPGSGKSTLSRQIAKQTGAVLIDHDIVKSALLESIEDDIDNRLAGKISYNIDWSLIEFHLSQGHNVIFDSPCLYEELVLKGTDLCNKFNAKYKYVECYLEDPKEINFRLKNRKRMASQIKEITSEDAFRHTIRNSKKPTNIKCLLVDTSKPLESYVDKVMEYIKE, encoded by the coding sequence ATGTTTTTTATTCAGATGTCCGGTTTCCCAGGCTCAGGAAAGTCTACGCTATCTAGACAAATAGCAAAGCAAACGGGAGCTGTGCTCATTGATCACGATATTGTTAAATCAGCTTTATTAGAATCTATTGAAGACGATATCGATAACAGATTAGCTGGGAAAATTTCTTACAATATTGATTGGTCTTTAATTGAATTTCACTTATCCCAAGGCCACAATGTTATTTTTGATAGTCCTTGCTTATATGAGGAATTAGTTCTTAAGGGCACGGACTTGTGTAATAAATTTAATGCTAAGTACAAATATGTTGAATGTTATCTCGAAGATCCTAAGGAGATTAATTTCCGGTTGAAAAATAGAAAAAGGATGGCGAGTCAAATAAAGGAAATCACTTCAGAAGATGCATTTAGGCATACAATTAGAAATAGTAAAAAACCGACTAATATAAAATGCTTGTTAGTAGATACAAGTAAACCTCTAGAAAGCTACGTTGATAAGGTTATGGAGTATATAAAAGAGTGA
- a CDS encoding GNAT family N-acetyltransferase: MERKESLSITDLMARLKMVKGENFITIENTTSLTNPELIELIPCIMEKPFIKSCKNVNILVDSEINQEVESLLTEYEFILHDENVTVRKDLDEASTIEYGFSLKNLYDLSIPEFKKIWEASMKESLNALSSLNIDEQMRSVEVELGPTYKKSCMVAYENEAPIGVLMPHIEPGTSDEGRIFYFGIIPSERGKGKSKLLHQQALEILKKDFKASYYIGSTGHKNLPMLKTFRHNGCKVIERNKVFKRKNRNILS, from the coding sequence ATGGAGAGAAAAGAGTCACTTAGCATAACTGATTTAATGGCAAGATTGAAAATGGTAAAAGGTGAAAACTTTATCACGATCGAAAATACAACAAGTCTGACAAATCCAGAACTAATTGAACTTATACCCTGCATAATGGAGAAACCATTTATAAAATCTTGTAAAAACGTAAACATCCTTGTGGATAGTGAAATTAACCAAGAGGTGGAATCTCTTTTAACAGAGTATGAGTTTATATTACATGATGAAAACGTCACTGTTCGCAAGGATCTTGATGAAGCATCAACTATTGAATATGGTTTCTCGTTAAAGAATTTATACGATCTTTCGATACCAGAGTTTAAAAAGATTTGGGAAGCTTCCATGAAAGAATCATTAAATGCATTATCTTCGCTAAATATTGATGAACAAATGCGAAGCGTAGAGGTGGAACTAGGTCCGACCTATAAGAAATCTTGTATGGTTGCTTATGAAAATGAAGCGCCAATCGGAGTCTTGATGCCTCATATTGAACCAGGGACTTCAGATGAGGGAAGGATCTTTTATTTTGGGATCATTCCAAGTGAGAGAGGGAAAGGAAAAAGTAAACTTCTCCACCAACAAGCTCTGGAGATACTAAAAAAAGATTTTAAAGCTTCTTATTACATAGGCTCTACTGGTCACAAAAACTTACCGATGCTTAAAACATTCAGACATAACGGATGTAAGGTGATAGAACGAAATAAAGTGTTTAAAAGGAAAAATCGAAACATTTTGTCGTGA
- a CDS encoding DMT family transporter, with product MKYYYLLLLTSLLWGGNFIVGKTLVEHASPGTLTILRWGIAVLCLLPMVWWKERKLILPVRSILPLALMGVTGVALFQALQFMALEKTSATNVGLISTLNMFSIAGISFIFLKEKMNAYQFLSMLISLFGVMLVLSKGNPEMVYSLQFNEGDLYMLAAVVMWGFYSVCSKWAMKTVTPMMSILYSGIFGLLFLLPFNLQDFRVTDVDASFIQSILYTGVISTVVCMVLWNVGVNKLGPSTSGLFLNFNPVFTALLAFIFLGENMTVLQAVGSVVVLAGCVLFSLFRKKPRMFREVPSMMPVKTPS from the coding sequence GTGAAATATTATTATCTGCTGTTACTGACGAGTCTTCTGTGGGGAGGCAATTTCATTGTGGGGAAAACGCTCGTGGAGCACGCCTCCCCTGGAACGCTGACGATATTGAGGTGGGGTATTGCGGTTCTTTGCCTGTTGCCGATGGTCTGGTGGAAGGAAAGGAAGCTCATTCTACCGGTTCGGTCGATCCTGCCCCTCGCATTGATGGGGGTGACAGGGGTGGCCCTCTTTCAGGCGCTCCAGTTCATGGCACTTGAGAAGACGTCTGCGACAAACGTCGGGTTGATTTCAACCCTGAACATGTTCTCGATTGCGGGAATCTCTTTTATTTTCTTAAAGGAAAAGATGAACGCCTATCAATTCCTATCCATGCTCATCTCCCTCTTTGGCGTGATGCTTGTGCTGTCCAAAGGAAATCCGGAGATGGTCTACTCCCTTCAGTTCAATGAAGGGGACCTATATATGCTCGCTGCGGTGGTCATGTGGGGATTCTATTCCGTGTGCAGTAAATGGGCGATGAAGACCGTCACACCGATGATGTCGATTCTTTACTCCGGCATATTCGGCCTTCTCTTCCTGCTTCCATTCAACCTGCAGGATTTCCGGGTGACGGATGTGGACGCATCCTTCATCCAGTCCATCCTCTATACAGGCGTGATCTCAACCGTTGTCTGCATGGTACTGTGGAATGTCGGGGTGAACAAACTTGGACCGAGCACATCAGGATTGTTCCTGAACTTCAACCCGGTCTTCACCGCATTGCTTGCTTTCATCTTTTTGGGAGAAAACATGACCGTACTGCAGGCAGTCGGGAGTGTCGTGGTACTGGCAGGATGTGTGCTGTTCTCACTGTTCAGGAAGAAGCCCCGCATGTTCAGGGAGGTTCCTTCCATGATGCCTGTAAAGACTCCTTCATAA
- a CDS encoding DUF4190 domain-containing protein, protein MEEKTNGKAVSSILLGILSTFTPYIGIFLGMAGLVGSFIALREIKNSRINEGVHQKGESIAVIAIIICIIGIL, encoded by the coding sequence ATGGAGGAAAAGACCAACGGAAAAGCAGTTTCTTCAATTTTACTTGGAATATTATCAACCTTTACACCCTATATCGGCATATTTCTTGGTATGGCAGGGTTGGTTGGTTCTTTCATCGCACTTAGGGAAATTAAGAACAGCAGGATCAACGAGGGAGTACATCAAAAAGGGGAAAGTATTGCAGTAATCGCAATAATAATATGTATCATTGGGATACTATAA
- a CDS encoding DUF4153 domain-containing protein: protein MEGNNPIIENIADPHELERMYRKDPKAFKHSFLQAWEQNPDSPVLRVWYERLHFKETAYKEKSKSQKDFIVMGMLAMMAGVLTRILFHFVEQEAIAPINLAFGIIPFMAAYFMYKNAPGKSVVYTFAGLLLISGGYLNLLPMNDHDSTILAYLHFPIFLWMLLGLAFTGNEYGRGSNRLAYIKFNLEFSILYAGMAVSGMVLAAVTMQLFSIIGLNIEEFYFSNIVLFGAAGLAIVSAYLVSMNLKLAKNITPYIAKIFSPLVLVTLVTFLVAVIWLGKNPFLDRQFLIAFNGILLGVLAVTIFSITESDSDKEKNISDYINFALIVLALIIDSVALSAIVFRLSSYGITPNRLAVLGVNILIWANLIWIMFAYKRFLQNKTGPSAIQDSVTKYLPVYGLWAAFVILTFPIIF from the coding sequence ATGGAAGGGAACAATCCGATTATTGAAAACATCGCTGATCCACATGAGCTGGAGAGAATGTATAGAAAAGACCCAAAAGCTTTTAAACATTCATTTCTACAGGCGTGGGAGCAGAATCCGGATTCTCCGGTGCTTCGCGTTTGGTATGAAAGATTGCATTTCAAGGAGACTGCGTATAAAGAAAAGTCTAAGAGCCAGAAAGATTTTATAGTCATGGGCATGTTAGCCATGATGGCAGGGGTGCTTACGAGGATTCTTTTCCATTTTGTCGAACAGGAAGCGATTGCTCCGATTAACCTGGCGTTTGGCATCATTCCTTTTATGGCGGCCTATTTTATGTACAAAAATGCACCGGGAAAAAGTGTGGTGTATACCTTTGCAGGCCTGCTTCTGATTTCCGGGGGTTATCTGAATCTGCTGCCTATGAATGATCATGACAGCACGATCCTTGCTTACTTGCACTTTCCCATATTCTTATGGATGTTGTTAGGCCTTGCTTTTACCGGCAATGAGTATGGAAGAGGCAGTAACAGGTTAGCTTACATCAAATTCAATTTGGAATTTAGCATTCTTTACGCCGGCATGGCTGTGAGCGGAATGGTACTGGCAGCCGTCACGATGCAGTTATTCAGCATCATCGGCTTGAATATTGAGGAATTTTATTTTAGCAATATCGTGTTATTTGGTGCAGCCGGTCTTGCGATTGTGTCTGCATATCTCGTATCCATGAATCTTAAACTTGCTAAAAACATCACACCCTATATAGCCAAAATTTTCAGCCCGCTTGTTCTGGTCACATTGGTGACTTTCCTAGTTGCGGTGATATGGCTCGGGAAAAATCCATTTTTGGACCGTCAGTTCTTGATCGCTTTCAACGGCATCCTCCTTGGTGTATTGGCGGTTACGATCTTTTCGATTACCGAAAGCGATTCGGACAAGGAAAAAAACATTTCAGACTATATCAATTTTGCCCTCATTGTCCTGGCCTTGATCATCGACAGTGTCGCATTGTCAGCCATTGTGTTCAGGCTTTCTTCTTATGGCATTACGCCAAACAGACTTGCTGTTCTAGGTGTGAACATACTAATTTGGGCAAATCTCATTTGGATCATGTTTGCCTATAAGCGCTTTCTGCAAAACAAAACCGGACCGTCGGCGATCCAAGATTCCGTTACGAAGTATTTGCCGGTCTACGGACTTTGGGCAGCTTTCGTCATTTTAACTTTTCCTATTATTTTTTAA